In Listeria monocytogenes, the following proteins share a genomic window:
- a CDS encoding phage major capsid protein, protein MKNPDKVKMGKEQLQAVLDKAMTSEDPKVQAAAISEWSEGFQAQLVAEAEKAARAGLTDDQVMAQRGLTVLNTQERDFYNTIIENKGLDNLDVVIPVTVYDRIFENLEEQHPLLAAIDFVNTTGITRWLYRKADAEGALWSDVTDAITKELSNGFQKIEIGQTKLTAFIPLYNSTLELGPVWIDKFIVTLLSESLAIGLEKAIVTGTGKDMPIGMDRDLDGAVVGGEYPVKEAKVLNDLLPQTLGEEIMAPLTLDGKRAVSDIIFVLNPLTYWSKFFGAITTMTSAAQYVQTLPINAQNIQSRYVAQNKLIVGVPTDYFMGIGTTGKIESSKEYRFLEDQIVFAARQLANGRPKDNVSFLVFDIENLKPLLTLIKELDTPS, encoded by the coding sequence ATGAAAAACCCAGACAAAGTAAAAATGGGAAAGGAACAGCTTCAAGCCGTTCTTGACAAAGCAATGACATCAGAAGACCCTAAAGTCCAAGCAGCAGCTATCTCAGAGTGGTCAGAAGGGTTCCAGGCGCAATTAGTAGCGGAAGCAGAAAAAGCAGCACGTGCGGGACTTACAGACGACCAGGTGATGGCACAACGAGGGCTCACTGTGCTAAATACACAAGAGCGAGATTTCTATAACACCATTATCGAAAATAAAGGATTAGATAATCTGGATGTGGTAATCCCAGTTACTGTATATGACCGCATCTTTGAAAACCTGGAAGAGCAACATCCATTGCTAGCGGCAATTGATTTTGTCAATACCACCGGGATTACCCGTTGGTTATATCGTAAAGCCGATGCAGAAGGCGCTTTATGGTCTGATGTAACAGATGCCATTACAAAGGAACTCAGCAATGGCTTTCAAAAGATTGAGATTGGCCAGACAAAACTTACTGCGTTTATCCCATTGTATAACTCCACGTTAGAGCTTGGACCAGTTTGGATTGATAAGTTTATTGTGACATTGCTATCCGAATCTCTAGCTATTGGTCTTGAAAAAGCTATCGTAACAGGTACAGGTAAAGATATGCCAATCGGCATGGACCGGGACCTCGATGGGGCAGTCGTTGGAGGAGAATACCCAGTAAAAGAGGCGAAGGTCCTTAACGATTTACTGCCACAAACGCTAGGGGAAGAGATTATGGCGCCTCTTACACTAGACGGTAAAAGAGCGGTTTCGGATATCATTTTCGTGCTTAACCCATTGACATACTGGTCTAAGTTCTTCGGAGCGATTACGACAATGACATCCGCTGCGCAGTATGTGCAGACGTTACCTATCAATGCACAAAATATCCAATCGCGTTATGTTGCACAGAACAAGTTAATCGTAGGGGTCCCAACTGACTACTTTATGGGGATTGGTACAACCGGGAAAATCGAATCTTCTAAAGAATATCGCTTCCTTGAAGACCAAATCGTTTTCGCGGCTCGCCAGCTGGCCAATGGCCGTCCAAAAGATAATGTTTCCTTCCTGGTATTTGACATTGAGAACCTAAAGCCACTGTTAACCCTGATTAAAGAGTTAGATACACCCAGCTGA
- a CDS encoding plasmid partitioning protein, with translation MRVSAFTDDSITWAWDSVEGASFYRVYLGGALTQEETTDTTFVSTNLSPETVYSAKVSAVSKYNKESEVTEEVSQKTAVIAAE, from the coding sequence TTGAGAGTTTCGGCGTTTACGGATGACTCCATCACGTGGGCGTGGGACTCAGTCGAAGGGGCCTCTTTTTACAGAGTCTATTTAGGGGGAGCACTAACACAAGAAGAGACAACCGATACCACATTTGTAAGTACTAATTTATCACCAGAAACGGTATACAGCGCTAAGGTTTCAGCTGTCTCAAAATACAACAAGGAAAGCGAAGTAACAGAAGAAGTAAGTCAGAAAACAGCTGTTATTGCAGCAGAATAA
- a CDS encoding phage portal protein, which produces MGLLDAFLSLGTGSKKNSYEARKERMDYLIEEVTANIYFKQLAVQTSVNLIAKTLARCEFKTFKNGKVHKGETYYSLNIEPNINQSKTAFLNDLVSQLIYSDEGALVVQTDDMQLLVADSYQRNKYAVKSNDYQFVESNNYVFQRTFYEKDVLFLELNNKQIRATIDGLYDSYGKLISGSIKNYNRKNARKLVLNISALFDQEFDKYENEGDEESEADKRIDDLMNNRFKNFFAEGDSVVTLEEGLKLDDFSSSDTKNQASSRDIRAAVDDVIDLVAMAFHIPRGLLKGDVADIEQMTNNFLTFCINPIIEQIENELNRKLFTKEEYLAGNCVKISTDRIKAFDLKDIAGSMEVLVRIGAFSVNDVLEFIGKERIDEAWADEHIITKNYAEIDKYLKGGDEE; this is translated from the coding sequence TTGGGATTACTAGATGCTTTTCTGAGCCTGGGCACAGGCAGTAAAAAGAATTCATATGAAGCTCGAAAGGAGCGAATGGATTACTTAATTGAAGAGGTTACAGCAAATATATACTTCAAGCAATTAGCTGTTCAAACAAGTGTAAACTTAATCGCGAAAACATTAGCAAGGTGCGAATTTAAAACATTCAAAAATGGTAAAGTCCATAAAGGGGAAACTTACTACAGTCTCAACATAGAGCCAAACATAAATCAATCGAAAACAGCCTTTTTAAATGATTTAGTCTCACAGCTCATATATAGCGATGAGGGTGCTCTTGTTGTACAGACAGACGATATGCAGTTACTGGTTGCGGACTCATATCAGCGAAATAAATATGCAGTTAAGTCAAATGACTATCAATTTGTCGAATCTAACAATTATGTTTTCCAGCGTACTTTTTATGAGAAAGACGTACTGTTTTTAGAGCTAAACAACAAGCAAATTCGTGCGACTATTGATGGCCTTTACGACAGCTATGGGAAACTGATATCAGGTTCTATTAAAAACTATAATAGGAAGAATGCGCGAAAGCTTGTGCTTAACATCAGTGCTCTTTTCGACCAGGAGTTTGACAAGTACGAAAATGAAGGTGATGAGGAATCAGAAGCAGATAAACGAATCGACGACCTCATGAATAACCGATTTAAGAACTTTTTTGCCGAAGGAGACTCCGTAGTTACGCTAGAGGAGGGACTAAAGCTAGATGATTTCAGCAGCTCGGATACAAAGAATCAAGCCAGTAGCCGTGATATTCGTGCCGCGGTGGATGATGTTATTGATCTCGTCGCTATGGCGTTTCATATCCCGCGCGGTCTGCTAAAAGGTGATGTGGCGGACATTGAACAGATGACTAATAACTTTTTGACATTCTGCATTAATCCTATCATCGAACAGATTGAGAACGAATTAAATAGAAAACTATTTACAAAAGAGGAATATTTAGCAGGTAATTGCGTTAAAATTTCAACGGACCGCATCAAAGCCTTTGATTTGAAGGACATCGCGGGAAGTATGGAAGTTCTAGTACGTATTGGTGCCTTTAGTGTTAACGATGTGCTTGAGTTTATCGGAAAAGAACGAATTGACGAGGCTTGGGCTGATGAGCATATTATTACGAAGAACTACGCAGAGATTGATAAGTACTTGAAAGGAGGTGATGAAGAATGA
- a CDS encoding head maturation protease, ClpP-related, whose translation MTKRKFSCFNFKKDTESNTAEIDIYGDIVADGYQWYESDITSFDFKKDLDALGDVSKIYVNINSNGGFVYEGQAIYNQLVRHPAQIHVRIDGMAASIASVIAMAGDIIEMPANAQMMIHEPAGGAFGNKSDLESAIRALDASKQSIIAAYRTHTTLEVSEIESMMAEEKWMSGQEAYELGFATLVTNPLQQVALAKSPVTNTFRNVPESLAREEQTKYEPAKQSLDLDALVMAVAAKIQDSNVLRSLEPSNKATNKATNKSTKASPLFDAFKALSE comes from the coding sequence ATGACAAAACGGAAATTTTCTTGTTTCAATTTTAAAAAAGATACAGAATCGAATACTGCTGAAATCGATATTTATGGCGACATCGTAGCAGACGGATATCAGTGGTACGAGTCAGACATCACATCATTTGATTTTAAAAAGGACTTGGACGCATTGGGAGATGTTAGCAAGATTTACGTCAACATCAACTCTAACGGTGGCTTCGTATACGAGGGGCAAGCTATCTACAATCAGTTAGTGCGTCACCCAGCACAAATCCATGTCCGCATCGATGGCATGGCGGCTTCTATCGCTTCGGTAATTGCGATGGCCGGGGATATCATTGAAATGCCAGCGAATGCACAGATGATGATACACGAACCGGCAGGCGGCGCTTTCGGAAATAAGTCAGACCTTGAGTCAGCCATCCGCGCGTTAGATGCAAGTAAGCAGTCTATCATCGCCGCCTACAGGACACATACAACCTTAGAGGTGAGCGAAATCGAGTCCATGATGGCAGAGGAGAAGTGGATGTCGGGGCAGGAGGCTTATGAGCTAGGCTTTGCCACATTAGTAACAAATCCGTTACAACAAGTAGCATTAGCGAAAAGCCCTGTTACGAATACATTCAGAAATGTACCAGAGAGCTTAGCAAGAGAAGAGCAAACCAAGTACGAACCAGCCAAGCAATCCCTGGACTTAGATGCACTAGTCATGGCGGTCGCAGCTAAGATACAAGATAGTAATGTACTTCGTTCGCTAGAGCCGTCAAATAAAGCGACAAATAAAGCAACAAATAAATCAACAAAGGCGAGTCCACTTTTCGATGCTTTTAAAGCATTGTCTGAGTGA